The Corynebacterium vitaeruminis DSM 20294 genome window below encodes:
- the rarD gene encoding EamA family transporter RarD, translated as MIYGLLAYLLWGLFPAFFPLLEPAAPVEIIAHRIVWTGVFMAIVITVTKQWGELRAASLKTWLRVTAASVLIAANWLLYVIAVNSGHVADAALGYFINPLVSVVLGVVFLSERLRKLQTASVLIATFAVLVLTVVGGHPPIIGLGLAFSFGFYGLVKKGLDLSPTASLAGETLVIVPVALAYLGYLEAKGTGTFFGNGTGHMALLVSAGLVTAVPLLLFGMATKLIPLSTIGMMQYVTPTIQMLWAVFVKSEHLEPIRWVGFIIIWISVAVYLADIVLSSRGRKKVIEQAPE; from the coding sequence ATGATCTACGGACTGCTGGCCTACCTGCTCTGGGGACTGTTTCCCGCCTTCTTCCCGCTGCTGGAGCCAGCGGCCCCGGTGGAGATCATCGCCCACCGCATCGTGTGGACCGGCGTGTTCATGGCCATCGTCATCACCGTGACCAAGCAGTGGGGCGAGCTCCGAGCGGCCAGCCTCAAGACGTGGCTGCGGGTCACGGCAGCCTCCGTGCTCATCGCCGCGAACTGGCTTCTGTACGTCATCGCGGTCAATTCCGGGCACGTCGCCGACGCCGCCCTCGGCTACTTCATCAACCCGCTGGTCAGCGTCGTGCTCGGCGTTGTGTTCCTTTCCGAGCGCCTGCGCAAGCTCCAGACTGCATCGGTTCTGATCGCCACCTTCGCGGTGCTGGTGCTCACCGTCGTCGGCGGGCACCCGCCGATCATCGGGCTGGGGCTCGCGTTCAGCTTCGGCTTCTACGGCCTGGTCAAGAAGGGCCTCGATCTCTCCCCCACCGCCTCGCTGGCTGGCGAGACCCTCGTCATCGTCCCGGTGGCGCTGGCCTACCTCGGCTACCTGGAGGCAAAGGGAACCGGCACCTTTTTTGGAAACGGCACCGGTCACATGGCGCTGCTGGTCAGCGCGGGCTTGGTCACCGCCGTGCCGCTGCTGCTGTTCGGCATGGCCACCAAGCTCATCCCGCTATCGACGATCGGCATGATGCAGTACGTGACCCCCACCATCCAGATGCTGTGGGCGGTCTTCGTCAAGTCCGAGCACCTAGAGCCCATCCGCTGGGTCGGCTTCATCATCATCTGGATCTCGGTGGCGGTCTACTTGGCCGACATCGTGCTCAGCTCGCGCGGGCGCAAGAAGGTCATCGAGCAGGCGCCGGAGTAG
- a CDS encoding DNA polymerase IV gives MQRWVLHIDMDAFFASCEQLTRPTLRGRPVVVGGLGGRSVVAGASYEARALGAHSAMPMYQAKNLIGFRGVVVQPRFAVYQAASRRVFSILEDASPVVEKISVDEGFLEPPELVGAGAEEVRAFADALRARILKETGLPSSVGAGSGRQFAKIGSGLAKPDGTYVIPAGKHEELLHPLGVNKLWGVGPVTHAKLKQLGVETIGDLARLSEKEMSISLGNAVGRSLWLIAQGIDTKPVAPRAIAKQISAEHTYPEDLRTVAEVDQAIRRAAEGAMKRLLHDGRGVRTVTLKLRLKDLHSETRSMTLPYATNDAETLAATALSLARYPDEVGPIRLVGVGYSGLDDARQDVLFPELDKQVRRQVADSDYESGVRSSIIEETGAAEEEPPGDATSAFWQTQDVFHPEFGHGWIQGIGHGKVTVRFETRTTDPAASKVRTFAADDPELVPANPLVSLDWALERDPEGGDEQRETGEVTTP, from the coding sequence ATGCAGCGCTGGGTCTTACACATCGACATGGACGCGTTTTTTGCGTCCTGCGAGCAGCTCACGCGCCCGACGCTGCGCGGGCGGCCCGTCGTGGTGGGCGGGCTCGGCGGGCGGTCTGTGGTGGCCGGCGCCAGCTACGAGGCGCGTGCGCTCGGTGCGCACTCGGCGATGCCGATGTATCAGGCGAAAAACCTCATCGGGTTTAGAGGAGTGGTGGTCCAGCCGCGCTTCGCGGTGTACCAGGCGGCTTCGCGGCGGGTGTTTTCGATCCTGGAAGACGCAAGCCCCGTGGTGGAGAAGATCTCCGTCGACGAGGGCTTCCTCGAGCCGCCCGAGCTCGTCGGCGCGGGCGCGGAGGAGGTGCGCGCCTTCGCCGATGCTCTGCGAGCGCGGATCCTCAAGGAGACCGGCTTGCCCAGCTCGGTAGGGGCGGGGTCGGGAAGGCAGTTCGCCAAGATCGGCTCGGGGCTGGCCAAGCCCGACGGGACCTACGTGATCCCCGCCGGCAAACACGAGGAGCTCCTCCACCCTCTGGGCGTGAACAAGTTGTGGGGCGTGGGGCCGGTCACGCACGCGAAGCTCAAGCAGCTCGGCGTGGAGACGATCGGCGACCTCGCCAGGCTTTCGGAGAAGGAGATGTCCATCTCGCTCGGCAACGCCGTCGGCCGCTCGTTGTGGCTCATCGCCCAGGGCATCGACACCAAGCCGGTGGCGCCGCGCGCGATTGCCAAGCAGATCAGCGCCGAGCACACCTACCCCGAGGACCTGCGCACCGTCGCCGAGGTGGACCAAGCGATCAGGCGCGCGGCGGAAGGCGCCATGAAGCGGTTGCTTCACGACGGCCGAGGGGTGCGCACCGTCACCCTCAAGCTGCGGCTGAAGGACTTACACAGCGAGACCCGCTCGATGACCCTGCCGTACGCGACCAACGACGCCGAGACGCTGGCGGCCACCGCCTTATCGCTCGCGCGCTACCCGGACGAGGTCGGGCCCATCCGGCTGGTGGGCGTGGGCTACTCCGGCCTCGACGACGCCCGCCAGGACGTGCTGTTCCCGGAGCTGGACAAGCAGGTCCGCCGCCAGGTCGCCGACAGCGACTACGAGTCGGGTGTGCGCTCCTCGATCATTGAGGAAACCGGGGCCGCCGAGGAGGAGCCGCCCGGCGACGCCACCTCGGCGTTCTGGCAGACCCAAGACGTCTTCCACCCCGAGTTTGGCCACGGCTGGATCCAGGGGATCGGGCATGGGAAGGTGACCGTGCGCTTCGAGACCCGCACCACCGACCCTGCCGCCTCGAAGGTGCGCACCTTCGCCGCCGACGACCCCGAGCTTGTGCCCGCGAATCCGCTCGTGAGCCTTGACTGGGCGCTTGAGAGGGATCCGGAGGGTGGCGACGAACAGCGTGAAACGGGCGAGGTGACCACGCCGTAG
- a CDS encoding RluA family pseudouridine synthase, protein MRVDAALSKLLGISRTVAAELAKAGEVLVDGKVVGKSDRLTPSAWLEVTLPEPDAPLLPKEEPVEGMEILYSDEDVIAVDKPVGVAAHPTVGWEGPTVIGGLAAAGFRISTSGPPERKGIVQRLDVGTSGVMVVAASERGYSVLKRAFKERTVSKTYHALVQGHMDPLTGTIEAPIGRHPSSGWRFAVTSEGKHAVTHYETLEAFAEASLLKVHLETGRTHQIRVHMSAVHHPCCGDPMYGSDPTLSERLGLNRQWLHAVSLGFHHPADGRWMEITSPYPPDLQHALDVLRAE, encoded by the coding sequence ATGCGGGTCGACGCTGCGTTGTCCAAGCTCCTCGGCATCTCCCGCACCGTCGCGGCCGAGCTGGCTAAGGCCGGCGAAGTGCTGGTCGACGGCAAGGTCGTGGGCAAGTCCGACCGGCTCACCCCGTCTGCGTGGCTGGAGGTGACCCTGCCCGAACCCGACGCCCCGCTTCTGCCCAAGGAAGAGCCGGTGGAGGGGATGGAGATCCTCTATTCGGACGAGGACGTCATCGCCGTGGACAAGCCCGTGGGCGTGGCCGCCCACCCGACGGTCGGCTGGGAGGGCCCCACCGTCATCGGCGGGCTGGCCGCCGCGGGCTTTCGGATCTCCACCTCGGGCCCGCCGGAGCGCAAGGGGATCGTTCAGCGCCTCGACGTGGGCACCTCGGGCGTCATGGTGGTCGCCGCCAGCGAGCGCGGCTACTCGGTGCTCAAGCGCGCCTTCAAGGAGCGCACGGTGTCCAAGACCTACCACGCGCTGGTCCAGGGCCACATGGACCCGCTGACCGGCACCATAGAGGCGCCGATCGGACGCCACCCGTCCTCGGGCTGGCGCTTCGCGGTGACCAGCGAGGGCAAGCACGCGGTCACCCACTACGAGACCCTCGAGGCCTTCGCGGAGGCCTCGCTGCTCAAGGTTCACCTGGAGACCGGCCGCACCCACCAGATTCGCGTGCACATGTCGGCCGTCCACCACCCCTGCTGCGGCGACCCCATGTACGGCTCCGACCCCACCCTGTCCGAGCGCCTCGGTCTCAACCGCCAGTGGCTGCACGCGGTCTCGCTCGGGTTTCATCACCCGGCCGACGGGCGCTGGATGGAGATCACCTCGCCCTATCCGCCCGACCTGCAGCACGCGCTCGACGTGCTGCGCGCGGAATGA
- the lspA gene encoding signal peptidase II — protein sequence MAVIVVVVAALDQLVKALMINLLADGPIYVLGDWFRFRLLFNSGAAFSMGESSTWLFTCIQLAFVVGIAIYARKVKDPWTAVGLAMVAGGAAGNLIDRLFRAPSFFLGHVVDFISVGNFAVFNIADASITCGVLVFIVGVLLEERKEAARA from the coding sequence ATGGCGGTGATCGTCGTGGTCGTTGCTGCGCTCGATCAGCTGGTCAAGGCGCTGATGATCAACCTCTTGGCGGACGGGCCCATCTACGTTTTGGGGGACTGGTTCCGCTTCCGCCTCCTGTTCAACTCGGGCGCGGCGTTCAGCATGGGGGAGAGCTCCACGTGGCTGTTCACCTGCATCCAGCTGGCCTTCGTGGTGGGCATCGCGATCTACGCCCGCAAGGTCAAGGACCCCTGGACGGCGGTGGGGCTGGCGATGGTCGCCGGCGGCGCCGCGGGCAACCTCATCGACCGGCTCTTCCGCGCGCCGAGCTTTTTCCTCGGTCACGTCGTAGACTTCATTTCCGTGGGCAACTTCGCGGTGTTCAACATTGCCGACGCCTCCATCACCTGCGGCGTCCTCGTGTTCATCGTCGGGGTGCTCTTAGAGGAGCGGAAGGAGGCCGCCCGTGCGTGA
- a CDS encoding amino acid permease produces the protein MSKTATPDTQGALHEQEVAGYRKDLKHRHIQMIALGGALGTGLFLGAGGRLHAGGPGLAIVYAVCGLIGYMMLRALGEMVVHRPTSGSFTSYSREFLGEKAAFFAGWIYFVAWVTVGIAELTAIAVYLRFWHVFQSVPQWVLVAAALVVVVGVNLFGVRLFGEAEFWFAFIKVAAIIVFMVIAVIVIVKGDPIQGHVPGLSTLSEGGGWFPNGVLPLIVMTQGVVFAYAGIDMIGVTAGETADPEKEIPKAINTTVWLIIFFYVGSVFLLALVLPASAYSGDESPFVTFLNALGVPGAADIMNLVVLTAALSSVNAGLYATARILKPLAVGGSAPKFLGRMSAQGVPTGGIWLTTACFVLGVVLNYIVPGHAFEIVLNLGAIGILCMWAMISLSHLGYLRAARRGSVRRHAYRAPGGAVADLIVLAFMLGVLVLMTMDYPNGTYTTITAVCVFVPAFVIGWFATTSSRRRAASELQAAEA, from the coding sequence ATGAGCAAGACCGCAACCCCCGACACGCAAGGCGCCCTCCACGAGCAGGAGGTCGCGGGCTACCGCAAAGACCTCAAGCACCGCCACATCCAGATGATCGCCCTCGGCGGGGCGCTCGGCACCGGCCTGTTCCTCGGGGCGGGCGGGCGCCTGCACGCGGGCGGTCCGGGGCTTGCGATCGTGTACGCAGTGTGCGGTCTCATCGGCTACATGATGCTGCGCGCGCTGGGGGAGATGGTGGTCCATCGCCCGACGTCGGGATCCTTTACGTCGTATAGCCGGGAGTTCCTGGGCGAGAAGGCGGCGTTCTTCGCGGGGTGGATCTACTTCGTCGCGTGGGTGACCGTCGGCATCGCCGAGCTCACCGCCATCGCCGTGTACCTGCGGTTCTGGCACGTGTTCCAGTCGGTGCCGCAGTGGGTGCTGGTCGCCGCCGCCCTCGTGGTGGTCGTCGGCGTCAACCTCTTCGGCGTGCGGCTGTTCGGCGAGGCCGAGTTCTGGTTCGCCTTCATCAAGGTCGCCGCGATCATCGTGTTCATGGTCATCGCGGTGATCGTCATCGTCAAGGGCGACCCGATTCAGGGCCACGTGCCGGGACTTTCCACCCTGTCCGAGGGTGGCGGCTGGTTCCCCAACGGGGTCTTGCCGCTCATCGTCATGACCCAGGGTGTGGTGTTCGCCTACGCCGGCATCGACATGATCGGCGTGACCGCGGGCGAGACCGCCGATCCGGAAAAGGAGATCCCCAAGGCGATCAACACCACCGTGTGGCTCATCATCTTCTTCTACGTCGGCTCAGTGTTCCTGCTCGCCCTCGTGCTGCCCGCCTCGGCGTACTCCGGCGACGAGAGCCCGTTCGTCACCTTCCTCAACGCCCTGGGTGTCCCCGGCGCCGCCGACATCATGAACCTCGTGGTGCTCACCGCCGCGCTGTCCTCCGTCAACGCGGGCCTGTACGCCACCGCCCGCATCCTCAAGCCGCTCGCGGTGGGCGGTTCCGCTCCGAAGTTCTTGGGCCGCATGTCCGCCCAGGGCGTGCCCACCGGCGGGATCTGGCTGACCACCGCCTGCTTCGTGCTCGGCGTGGTGCTCAACTACATCGTCCCCGGCCACGCCTTCGAGATCGTGCTCAACCTGGGCGCCATCGGCATCCTGTGCATGTGGGCCATGATCTCCCTCTCACACCTGGGCTACCTGCGCGCAGCCCGGCGCGGCTCGGTTCGGCGCCACGCCTACCGCGCGCCGGGCGGGGCGGTGGCGGACCTCATCGTGCTGGCCTTCATGCTCGGCGTCCTCGTGCTCATGACCATGGACTATCCCAACGGCACCTACACCACGATCACCGCCGTGTGCGTGTTCGTCCCGGCCTTCGTCATCGGCTGGTTTGCGACCACCAGCTCGCGGCGTCGCGCCGCGAGCGAACTGCAGGCCGCCGAGGCGTAG
- the dnaE gene encoding DNA polymerase III subunit alpha: protein MAKKSSFVHLHNHTEYSMLDGMAKVDMLAKEVTRQGMPAVGMTDHGNMFGSDAFYRAMTAAGVKPIIGIEAYLAPESRFNKQRVRWGEPHQKADDVSASGAYLHQTMLAETPEGLRNLFYLSSMASYEGQLGKWPRMDAELIAERATGIIATTGCPSGDVQTRLRLGQFDEALEAAAMWQDIYGKENYFLELMDHGLDIETRVRSELLEIGRKLDLPPLVTNDCHYVLESQAPAHEAMLCVQTGKTLSDPDRFKFDGSGYYIKTAEQMRETWDHLVPDACDNTLWIAERVQDYSSLWEEHPHDRMPIADVPEGHTPTTWLHHQVMEGLQDRFPGAEVPREYIERAEYEISVIDMKGYPSYFLIVAELIKHARSIGIRVGPGRGSAAGALVAYALTITNIDPIEHGLLFERFLNPERPSAPDIDIDFDDRRRSEMIRYASERWGEDKIAQVITFGTVKTKQALKDSARVQYGQPGYQIADRITKALPPAIMAKDIPLSGIMDPEHPRYGEAAEVRNLIETDPDVKKIYDTARGLEGVVRQAGVHACAVIMASVPLMDHIPMWKRAADGALITGWPYPACEAIGLLKMDFLGLRNLTVIGDALENIKINRGEELHLESLTTDDPKVYDLLSRGDTLGIFQLDSGGMQDLLKRMQPTGFHDIVASLALYRPGPMGVEAHWNYADRKNGRKPIEPIHPELEEPLKEILEETYGLIVYQEQIMRISQKVANYTAGEADGFRKAMGKKKPEVLAKQYDKFWAGMQENGFSKDAMDALWGTIEPFASYAFNKSHAAGYGLVSYWTAYLKANYTAEYMAALLTSVADKKDKSAIYLSDCRHLGISVLSPDVNESALNFLPVGTDIRFGLGAVRNVGEDVVASIVKAREEKGLFKDFSDYLDKIDTVACNKRVTESLIKAGAFDSMGHPRKGLMMIHEDAVDSVISTKKAADKGQFDLFAGFGGEESVAENVFAVSVPDENWDRKHQLALEREMLGLYVSGHPLDGFEEALDAQTDTALTTYLSGELKHGTEVQIGGIISAVDRRYSKKDGSPWAIVTIEDHHGASVELLVFNKVYAIVGSQIVEDNIVLAKAHVSIRDDRSSLFCDDMKIPDLGPGNGSGLPLRLTMRTEQCTMANIARLKEVLLANAGESDVYLNLVNGEESTVMILGEGLRVARTASLMGDLKATMGPGIIG, encoded by the coding sequence ATGGCGAAAAAATCTTCCTTTGTGCACCTCCACAACCACACCGAGTACTCGATGCTCGACGGAATGGCGAAGGTGGACATGCTCGCGAAGGAAGTCACCAGGCAGGGGATGCCCGCCGTCGGCATGACCGACCACGGCAACATGTTCGGCTCCGATGCGTTCTACCGCGCGATGACCGCCGCGGGCGTCAAGCCGATCATCGGCATCGAGGCCTACCTCGCGCCCGAGAGCCGCTTCAACAAGCAGCGCGTGCGCTGGGGCGAGCCGCACCAGAAGGCCGACGACGTCTCCGCGTCCGGCGCCTACCTGCACCAGACCATGCTGGCGGAGACCCCGGAGGGCCTGCGCAACCTCTTCTATCTTTCCTCGATGGCCTCCTACGAGGGCCAGCTGGGCAAGTGGCCGCGCATGGACGCCGAGCTCATCGCCGAGCGCGCCACCGGCATCATCGCCACCACCGGCTGCCCGTCCGGTGACGTGCAAACCCGACTTCGCCTCGGACAGTTCGACGAGGCGCTCGAGGCCGCCGCGATGTGGCAGGACATCTACGGCAAGGAGAACTACTTCCTCGAGCTCATGGACCACGGCCTCGACATCGAGACCCGCGTGCGTTCCGAGCTGCTCGAGATCGGCCGCAAGCTGGACCTGCCGCCGCTGGTGACCAACGACTGCCACTACGTGCTGGAATCCCAGGCGCCCGCGCACGAGGCCATGCTCTGCGTGCAGACCGGCAAGACCCTCTCCGACCCGGACCGCTTCAAGTTCGACGGCTCCGGCTACTACATCAAGACCGCCGAGCAGATGCGCGAGACCTGGGACCACCTCGTCCCCGACGCCTGCGACAACACCCTGTGGATCGCCGAGCGCGTCCAGGACTACAGCTCCCTGTGGGAGGAGCACCCCCACGACCGCATGCCGATCGCGGACGTGCCCGAGGGACACACCCCGACCACCTGGCTGCACCACCAGGTCATGGAGGGGCTCCAGGACCGCTTCCCGGGCGCGGAGGTGCCGCGCGAGTACATCGAGCGCGCCGAGTACGAGATCTCGGTCATCGACATGAAGGGCTACCCGTCCTACTTCCTCATCGTCGCCGAGCTCATCAAACACGCCCGCAGCATCGGCATCCGCGTCGGGCCTGGCCGTGGCTCCGCCGCGGGCGCGCTGGTCGCCTACGCGCTGACGATCACCAACATCGACCCGATCGAGCACGGCCTGCTGTTCGAGCGATTCCTCAACCCGGAGCGCCCGTCCGCGCCCGATATCGATATTGACTTCGACGATCGCCGCCGCTCCGAGATGATCCGTTACGCCTCCGAGCGCTGGGGCGAGGACAAGATCGCCCAGGTGATCACCTTCGGCACGGTCAAGACCAAGCAGGCGCTCAAGGACTCCGCCCGCGTGCAGTACGGCCAGCCCGGCTACCAGATCGCCGACCGCATCACGAAGGCGCTCCCGCCGGCCATCATGGCCAAGGACATCCCGCTGTCCGGCATCATGGACCCGGAGCACCCGCGCTACGGCGAGGCCGCCGAGGTGCGCAACCTCATCGAGACCGACCCGGATGTCAAGAAGATCTACGACACCGCGCGCGGCCTCGAGGGCGTGGTCCGCCAGGCCGGCGTCCACGCCTGCGCGGTGATCATGGCATCCGTGCCGCTCATGGATCACATCCCGATGTGGAAGCGCGCCGCCGACGGTGCGCTCATCACCGGCTGGCCGTACCCCGCCTGCGAGGCCATCGGCCTGCTGAAGATGGACTTCCTGGGCCTGCGCAACCTCACCGTCATCGGCGACGCCCTGGAAAACATCAAGATCAACCGCGGCGAGGAGCTCCACCTCGAGTCGCTGACCACGGACGACCCCAAGGTCTACGACCTGCTCTCCCGCGGCGACACTCTTGGCATCTTCCAGCTCGACTCCGGCGGCATGCAGGACCTGCTCAAGCGCATGCAGCCGACCGGCTTCCACGACATCGTGGCGTCGCTCGCGCTCTACCGTCCGGGCCCGATGGGTGTTGAGGCGCACTGGAACTACGCGGACCGCAAGAACGGCCGCAAGCCGATCGAGCCGATCCACCCGGAGCTCGAGGAGCCGCTCAAGGAGATCCTGGAGGAGACCTACGGTCTCATCGTCTACCAGGAGCAGATCATGCGCATCTCGCAGAAGGTGGCCAACTACACCGCCGGCGAGGCAGACGGGTTCCGCAAGGCGATGGGTAAGAAGAAGCCCGAGGTCCTGGCCAAGCAGTACGACAAGTTCTGGGCAGGCATGCAGGAAAACGGCTTCTCCAAGGACGCGATGGACGCCCTGTGGGGCACCATCGAGCCGTTCGCCTCCTACGCGTTCAACAAGTCCCACGCCGCGGGCTACGGTCTGGTGTCCTACTGGACGGCTTACCTCAAGGCGAACTACACCGCCGAGTACATGGCGGCCCTGCTCACCTCGGTCGCGGACAAGAAGGACAAGTCCGCCATCTATCTCTCCGACTGCCGCCACCTGGGCATCTCGGTGCTCTCGCCGGACGTCAACGAGTCCGCCCTCAACTTCCTCCCGGTGGGCACCGATATCCGCTTCGGCCTGGGCGCGGTACGCAACGTCGGCGAGGACGTCGTGGCCTCGATCGTCAAGGCCCGCGAGGAGAAGGGGCTATTCAAGGACTTCTCGGACTACCTAGACAAGATCGACACCGTGGCCTGCAACAAGCGCGTGACGGAGTCGCTCATCAAGGCGGGCGCCTTCGACTCGATGGGGCACCCGCGCAAGGGCCTCATGATGATCCACGAGGACGCCGTCGACTCCGTGATCAGCACGAAGAAGGCCGCGGACAAGGGCCAGTTCGACCTGTTCGCGGGCTTCGGCGGCGAGGAATCGGTGGCGGAGAACGTCTTCGCGGTCTCCGTCCCCGACGAGAACTGGGACCGCAAGCACCAGCTCGCCCTCGAGCGCGAGATGCTCGGCCTCTACGTCTCGGGCCACCCGCTCGACGGCTTCGAGGAGGCGCTCGACGCGCAGACGGACACCGCGCTGACCACCTACCTCTCCGGCGAGCTCAAGCACGGCACCGAGGTGCAGATCGGCGGCATCATCTCCGCCGTCGACCGCCGCTACTCCAAGAAGGACGGCTCGCCGTGGGCGATCGTCACCATCGAGGATCACCACGGCGCGTCCGTGGAGCTGCTGGTGTTCAACAAGGTCTACGCCATCGTCGGCTCGCAGATCGTAGAGGACAACATCGTGTTGGCCAAGGCGCATGTGTCCATCCGCGACGACCGCTCCTCGCTGTTCTGCGACGACATGAAGATCCCCGACCTGGGCCCGGGCAACGGCTCCGGCCTGCCGCTGCGCCTGACCATGCGCACCGAGCAGTGCACCATGGCGAACATCGCGCGCCTGAAGGAGGTGCTGCTTGCCAACGCGGGCGAGTCGGATGTCTACCTCAACCTCGTCAACGGGGAGGAGTCGACCGTCATGATCCTGGGGGAGGGGCTGCGCGTGGCCCGCACCGCTTCGCTCATGGGCGACCTCAAGGCGACGATGGGCCCCGGCATCATCGGCTAG
- a CDS encoding asparaginase has protein sequence MTSPTETGKKVVVLTTGGTISCTADDNGALIPTVSGEELIAPIAERFAGNLDIEVRELHRLDSSSMTFADVDVVTEAAFAALEDPEVVGVVVTHGTDSMEETAIAVDTFHTDERPIVFTGAQKPHGHSESDGPTNLFEAVMIASDTSARGIGVLVVFGHAVIPARGCVKWHTSDDLAFATNGPEEPLRADPVKYHPLAGTRVDIIPGYPGAPRTFVDAAIAAGTQGIVVEGMGSGNVGTELGAALGEAIEKGIPVVMSTRVPRGEVAGVYGGAGGGATLASKGVIGSTYFRSGQARVLLAIAVSTGVHPATLF, from the coding sequence ATGACTTCACCTACTGAGACCGGCAAGAAAGTCGTCGTGTTGACCACCGGCGGCACCATCTCGTGCACCGCCGACGACAATGGCGCCCTCATCCCCACCGTCTCCGGCGAGGAACTCATCGCGCCCATCGCCGAGCGCTTCGCGGGCAACCTCGACATCGAGGTCCGCGAGCTGCACCGGCTCGATTCCTCCTCGATGACCTTCGCCGACGTCGACGTCGTCACCGAGGCCGCCTTCGCCGCGCTCGAGGATCCCGAGGTCGTGGGGGTCGTGGTCACCCACGGCACCGACTCCATGGAGGAGACCGCCATCGCGGTGGACACCTTCCACACCGACGAGCGCCCGATCGTGTTCACCGGCGCCCAAAAGCCCCACGGCCACTCGGAGTCCGACGGCCCCACCAACCTCTTCGAGGCAGTCATGATCGCCTCCGACACCTCCGCCCGCGGCATCGGCGTGCTCGTCGTCTTCGGCCACGCCGTCATCCCGGCGCGCGGCTGCGTCAAGTGGCACACCAGCGACGACCTCGCGTTCGCCACCAACGGTCCCGAGGAGCCGCTGCGCGCCGACCCGGTGAAGTATCACCCGCTGGCAGGTACCCGCGTGGACATCATCCCCGGCTACCCCGGAGCCCCGCGCACCTTCGTCGACGCCGCCATCGCGGCGGGAACCCAGGGAATCGTGGTCGAGGGCATGGGCTCCGGCAACGTCGGCACCGAGCTGGGCGCGGCGCTCGGCGAGGCGATCGAGAAGGGCATCCCGGTGGTCATGAGCACCCGCGTACCCCGCGGCGAGGTCGCGGGCGTCTACGGCGGCGCGGGCGGGGGCGCGACGCTGGCCTCCAAGGGGGTCATCGGATCGACCTACTTCCGCTCAGGTCAGGCCCGCGTGCTGCTGGCCATCGCCGTGTCCACGGGTGTGCACCCGGCGACACTGTTCTAG
- a CDS encoding DUF6263 family protein: MTKPAKIRIIALAVASALALGACTSQSGTKVEKPVGAAVDAPRVALVSAGENPQVLEYKDLASDDQSKDDSPQQITVAIADGFDQQIVAADQVDPTAPAGGTVTTFTSPLSVETVAADNTDDQGANRSVNITLGDSSIDNLDQAQDVKSDTGFVVGWFAKKSGQITSANFQAPTEATDTGRALVERYFTRLVPETVVFPGDAVGVGGSWTVDARVTDDSTMLQTTTYTITGIDGDKVSLDVKVAQRPAVGAITTDLTDGTHTLNVLNSNTTTDGHIVVDLNQPLPVSGQIAFTTRVVYGEDSGQTRVVQDTTTSVKYGV, encoded by the coding sequence GTGACTAAGCCCGCAAAGATCCGAATCATCGCCCTCGCCGTGGCCTCCGCGCTGGCGCTCGGCGCGTGCACCAGCCAGAGCGGCACGAAGGTGGAAAAGCCTGTCGGCGCCGCCGTCGATGCCCCGCGCGTGGCGCTCGTCAGCGCGGGCGAGAACCCGCAGGTCCTCGAGTACAAGGACCTGGCCAGCGACGACCAGTCGAAGGACGATTCGCCGCAGCAGATCACCGTCGCCATCGCCGACGGCTTCGACCAGCAGATCGTCGCCGCCGACCAGGTCGATCCCACCGCCCCCGCGGGCGGCACCGTGACCACGTTCACTTCCCCGCTGTCGGTGGAGACCGTCGCCGCGGACAACACCGACGACCAGGGCGCCAACCGCTCGGTGAACATCACGCTGGGTGACTCGAGCATCGACAACCTCGACCAGGCCCAGGACGTCAAATCCGACACCGGCTTCGTCGTCGGCTGGTTCGCCAAGAAGTCCGGCCAGATCACCTCCGCCAACTTCCAAGCCCCCACCGAGGCCACCGACACCGGCCGCGCGCTCGTCGAACGCTACTTCACCCGGCTCGTGCCCGAGACCGTGGTCTTCCCCGGCGACGCAGTCGGCGTGGGCGGCTCGTGGACGGTCGACGCGCGCGTCACCGACGACTCCACCATGCTGCAGACCACCACGTACACGATCACCGGCATCGACGGCGACAAGGTCTCGCTCGACGTGAAGGTCGCCCAGCGCCCGGCCGTCGGCGCGATCACGACGGATCTCACCGACGGCACGCACACCCTCAACGTGCTCAACTCCAACACCACCACCGACGGTCACATCGTCGTCGACCTCAACCAGCCGCTGCCGGTCAGCGGACAGATCGCATTCACCACGCGCGTCGTCTACGGCGAGGACTCCGGCCAGACCCGCGTCGTGCAAGACACCACCACGTCCGTCAAGTACGGTGTCTAG